One window of the Microvirga mediterraneensis genome contains the following:
- a CDS encoding ABC transporter permease, which translates to MSSSPALPLPAETGWSRLSNFWADFRQSPVAVAALVVVAVVVLMAVFAPFVAPQDPYNQEALDLFDARLEPGEVGSGGYVHWLGTDAAGRDLFSAILYGLRTSLIVGVMAGSLALVLGTTVGLIAAYYGGRVEALIMRIIDLQLSLPAILLALVLVAMLGQGLMQLVAALVAAQYAYFARTTHGAASAERRKDYIEAALSTPLPARHVLFRHLLPNALPPLIVVATVQVANSIALEATLSFLGLGLPITQPSLGSLISNGFQFLLSGRYWISIYPGIALMLTVVAINLVGDQVRNVLNPRRSR; encoded by the coding sequence ATGAGCAGTTCTCCCGCTCTCCCACTGCCGGCCGAGACCGGCTGGAGCCGGCTCTCGAACTTCTGGGCGGATTTCCGCCAGAGCCCGGTCGCCGTGGCGGCGCTCGTCGTCGTCGCCGTCGTGGTCCTGATGGCCGTCTTCGCCCCGTTCGTCGCCCCGCAGGATCCTTATAACCAGGAAGCGCTGGACCTGTTCGACGCCCGCCTCGAGCCCGGCGAAGTCGGCTCCGGCGGCTATGTCCACTGGCTCGGCACCGATGCGGCCGGGCGCGATCTCTTCTCGGCCATCCTCTACGGCTTGCGCACGAGCCTGATCGTCGGCGTCATGGCGGGCAGCCTGGCGCTCGTCCTGGGCACGACGGTCGGCCTCATCGCGGCCTATTACGGCGGCCGTGTCGAGGCGCTCATCATGCGCATCATCGACCTGCAGCTCTCGCTGCCGGCGATCCTTCTCGCGCTGGTCCTCGTCGCCATGCTGGGGCAGGGGCTGATGCAGCTCGTCGCCGCCCTCGTGGCCGCGCAATACGCCTACTTCGCCCGCACGACCCACGGGGCGGCCAGCGCGGAACGGCGCAAGGACTACATCGAGGCGGCCCTCTCGACGCCCTTGCCCGCGCGCCACGTTCTCTTCCGGCACCTGCTTCCCAATGCGCTGCCGCCCCTGATCGTGGTGGCGACCGTGCAGGTGGCGAACTCCATTGCGCTGGAGGCGACGCTGTCCTTCCTGGGGCTCGGCCTTCCCATCACGCAGCCGTCGCTGGGCTCGCTCATTTCCAACGGCTTCCAGTTCCTGCTGTCCGGCCGCTACTGGATCTCGATCTATCCCGGCATCGCCCTGATGCTGACGGTCGTCGCCATCAATCTCGTGGGCGATCAGGTCCGCAACGTTCTGAACCCGAGGCGCAGCCGATGA
- a CDS encoding ABC transporter ATP-binding protein — MSDAVLRVKDLQTQFQTRAGVLKAVDGVSFEVGRGRILGLVGESGSGKSVTGYSILGLIEPPGRIAGGEVLLNGKDLTGLKGEAMRKVRGAQIAMVFQDPMMTLNPVLKIGTQMIAAVRAHDKVSRKVARGRARDALAKVGIPSPEERLDAYPHQLSGGMRQRVAIAIALLHSPAVIIADEPTTALDVSIQGQILAEVRRLADETGTAFVWVTHDLAVVSSLADDICVMYAGRVVESGPAADVIASPRHPYTAGLLASVPAEHEPGTKLPQVPGSTPSLANLPPGCAFAPRCAKAGTACTTTPPVQTFEDGRTALCHYPIEPVSCQPLSLTSTTYRSAS, encoded by the coding sequence ATGAGCGATGCGGTCCTTCGTGTCAAAGACCTTCAGACGCAGTTCCAGACCAGGGCCGGCGTTCTGAAGGCAGTCGACGGCGTCAGCTTCGAGGTCGGCCGCGGCCGCATCCTAGGCCTCGTCGGCGAGTCCGGCTCCGGCAAGAGCGTGACGGGCTATTCCATTCTCGGCCTGATCGAGCCGCCCGGCAGGATCGCCGGCGGCGAGGTCCTCCTGAACGGCAAGGATCTGACCGGCCTGAAGGGCGAGGCCATGCGGAAGGTCCGCGGCGCCCAGATCGCCATGGTCTTCCAGGATCCGATGATGACCCTCAATCCGGTCCTCAAGATCGGAACGCAGATGATCGCCGCCGTGCGGGCGCACGACAAGGTCTCGCGCAAGGTGGCCCGGGGCCGGGCGCGCGACGCGCTTGCCAAGGTGGGCATTCCGAGCCCCGAGGAGCGTCTCGACGCCTATCCGCACCAGCTCTCGGGCGGCATGCGCCAGCGTGTGGCCATCGCCATCGCTCTCCTGCATAGCCCCGCTGTCATCATCGCGGACGAACCGACGACGGCGCTCGACGTCTCGATCCAGGGCCAGATCCTGGCCGAGGTGCGTCGTCTTGCGGACGAGACCGGCACCGCCTTCGTGTGGGTGACGCACGACCTCGCCGTCGTGTCGAGCCTCGCGGACGATATCTGCGTCATGTATGCGGGCAGGGTCGTGGAAAGCGGTCCGGCCGCCGATGTGATCGCATCGCCGCGTCATCCCTACACTGCGGGCCTCCTCGCATCCGTTCCGGCCGAGCACGAGCCCGGGACGAAGCTTCCGCAGGTTCCGGGATCGACGCCGTCTCTGGCCAACCTCCCACCGGGCTGCGCCTTCGCGCCCCGCTGTGCCAAGGCGGGAACCGCCTGCACCACGACGCCGCCTGTCCAGACCTTCGAGGACGGACGCACCGCCCTATGCCATTACCCGATCGAGCCCGTTTCATGCCAGCCGCTCTCCTTGACATCGACCACGTATCGAAGCGCTTCGTAA
- a CDS encoding opioid growth factor receptor-related protein, translating to MALSTTGPLHAFLAGTGRDGRGRLVADVLGFSNDRLEEVHDYIQWLFPLPTRSAAQPGAPVLTQAEIDAIRADQAAQDNLARATERMLQFYRETRWWLTGYDHNHLRITRIIHSLRILAGPDEAQRFHEAILALNDAAGSPVNARSRTYWSDAACA from the coding sequence ATGGCTCTATCCACGACAGGACCTCTCCATGCCTTTCTCGCCGGCACCGGGCGCGACGGCCGGGGGCGCCTCGTGGCCGATGTGCTCGGCTTCTCCAATGACCGGCTGGAAGAGGTGCACGATTATATCCAGTGGCTGTTCCCGCTTCCGACCCGCAGCGCCGCCCAACCGGGAGCCCCAGTCCTGACGCAGGCCGAAATCGATGCGATCAGGGCGGACCAGGCGGCCCAGGACAATCTCGCACGAGCGACCGAGCGAATGCTGCAATTCTACCGCGAGACGCGCTGGTGGCTCACCGGGTACGATCACAACCACCTGCGCATCACCCGCATCATCCATAGCCTGAGGATCCTCGCCGGCCCGGATGAAGCGCAACGCTTCCACGAGGCGATTTTAGCCCTGAACGACGCCGCGGGATCGCCCGTCAATGCCCGCAGCCGCACTTACTGGTCGGATGCTGCGTGCGCCTGA
- a CDS encoding carboxypeptidase M32, which translates to MTQQASLVALQERIAAVNDVLNATSVLTWDSRTMMPAGGAETRGHQIATLTRVARDLLLAPETEKALEDAERVVEGLAEDSAERRMVRQTRHAVDHHKRVPASLIQERAALRTVAQAAWIEGRSKSDFSIFAPHLAKTVELSRAYADCIGWSEHPYDAMVSIYEPGETAASLKSLFGELRAGLLPILDIARSRPTPRSDFLFRDYPEDGQRAFGLSLAEKLGYDFKRGRLDTTVHPFEVSFTRNDVRITTRYNRNYLPASMFGTAHEVGHGLYEQGVDPAYTRTTLATDLVGLYAVGGTSFGAHESQSRLWENHIVRSRTFWQLHFPELQKHFPDQLGDVSAEEFYRAVTRVEPGFIRVEADELTYDFHIMLRADIECALMDGSLPVADLPDAWNAAIKRDLDLVVPDDAKGVLQDVHWSTGYIGSFPTYTIGNVMGAQMMDTLRRQKPSLDAAIEAGEYSALAEERRSRIWQPGRRFQRDELLQRETGRGLDPAPYLAYLRDKYAA; encoded by the coding sequence ATGACCCAGCAAGCCTCTCTCGTGGCGCTCCAGGAGCGCATCGCCGCCGTCAACGACGTGCTCAATGCGACGTCCGTCCTGACATGGGATTCCCGCACCATGATGCCTGCGGGCGGGGCGGAAACCCGCGGTCATCAAATCGCGACTCTGACCCGCGTCGCGCGCGATCTGCTGCTCGCACCGGAGACCGAGAAGGCGCTCGAGGACGCCGAACGGGTGGTGGAAGGGCTTGCGGAAGATTCCGCCGAGCGGCGCATGGTGCGGCAGACGCGCCATGCGGTCGATCACCACAAGCGGGTTCCGGCGTCTCTGATCCAGGAACGTGCGGCTCTTCGCACCGTCGCCCAGGCGGCCTGGATCGAGGGGCGCTCGAAGAGCGATTTCTCGATTTTCGCGCCTCATCTTGCCAAGACGGTCGAATTGTCCCGCGCCTATGCCGACTGCATCGGCTGGAGCGAGCATCCCTACGACGCCATGGTGTCGATCTATGAGCCGGGCGAGACGGCCGCGAGCCTCAAATCCCTGTTCGGGGAACTGCGCGCCGGGCTTCTTCCGATCCTCGATATCGCACGGTCTCGCCCAACTCCCCGTTCGGACTTCCTGTTCCGCGACTATCCGGAAGACGGGCAGCGCGCCTTCGGATTGAGCCTCGCTGAGAAACTCGGATACGATTTCAAGCGGGGTCGCCTGGACACGACGGTGCATCCCTTCGAGGTGTCGTTCACCCGCAACGACGTGCGCATCACCACCCGCTACAACCGGAACTACCTTCCGGCTTCGATGTTCGGCACCGCTCACGAGGTCGGGCACGGGCTCTACGAGCAGGGCGTCGACCCCGCCTATACCCGCACGACGCTGGCAACCGATCTCGTGGGCCTCTATGCCGTCGGCGGGACCAGCTTCGGCGCCCACGAGTCCCAATCACGCCTGTGGGAAAACCACATCGTCCGCAGCCGCACCTTCTGGCAGCTGCACTTCCCTGAGCTGCAAAAGCATTTCCCCGATCAGCTCGGCGACGTGAGCGCGGAGGAGTTCTATCGCGCCGTGACCCGCGTCGAGCCCGGCTTCATCCGTGTCGAGGCGGATGAGCTCACCTACGACTTCCACATCATGCTGCGGGCGGACATCGAATGCGCCCTCATGGACGGATCGCTGCCCGTCGCCGACCTGCCCGACGCCTGGAACGCTGCGATCAAGCGCGATCTCGATCTCGTCGTGCCGGACGATGCCAAGGGCGTCCTGCAGGACGTGCATTGGTCCACGGGCTATATCGGTTCCTTCCCGACCTACACGATCGGCAACGTCATGGGCGCCCAGATGATGGACACCCTGCGCCGGCAGAAGCCGTCCCTCGATGCGGCCATCGAGGCCGGCGAGTACTCGGCCCTGGCGGAAGAGCGGCGCAGCCGGATCTGGCAGCCCGGCCGACGCTTCCAGCGCGACGAGCTGCTGCAGCGCGAAACCGGGCGGGGTCTCGATCCGGCGCCTTACCTCGCCTATCTGCGGGACAAATACGCGGCGTAA
- a CDS encoding ABC transporter ATP-binding protein, with protein MPAALLDIDHVSKRFVKQPNIGERIAGMLGVGPKAETVRAVTDVSLSVAKGEVVGLVGESGCGKSTLGRMIAGIYTPSDGKILFDKVPVAKSQGRRTQKLTTRVQMIHQDPFASLNPRIRIGDTVAEGPVAHNIVKGRDADSYVADLLGRVGLDPSYRRRFPHQFSGGQRQRIAIARALAMKPDLLVLDEPVASLDVSIQAQVLNLFMDLRQDLDLTGIFISHDLGVVRHVSDRVAIMYLGRIVELAPTSELYAAPNHPYTRALFESVPRIGVGKKSFRPIAGEIPSPLHPPSGCHFHPRCPFAGPRCKRETPPLTGIAPGRFSACHLNTGGTD; from the coding sequence ATGCCAGCCGCTCTCCTTGACATCGACCACGTATCGAAGCGCTTCGTAAAGCAGCCCAACATCGGCGAGCGCATCGCCGGTATGCTGGGTGTGGGGCCGAAGGCCGAGACCGTGCGCGCGGTGACCGATGTCAGCTTGTCGGTCGCCAAGGGCGAGGTCGTGGGCCTGGTTGGCGAGTCCGGCTGCGGGAAGTCGACGCTCGGGCGCATGATCGCCGGTATCTACACGCCGAGCGACGGCAAGATCCTGTTCGACAAGGTCCCCGTGGCCAAGTCGCAGGGCCGTCGGACGCAGAAGCTGACGACACGCGTACAGATGATCCACCAGGATCCCTTCGCCAGCCTCAATCCTCGCATCCGGATCGGCGACACGGTGGCCGAGGGGCCGGTGGCGCACAATATCGTCAAGGGACGCGACGCGGATTCCTACGTGGCGGATCTCCTCGGGCGCGTCGGGCTCGACCCGAGCTATCGCAGGCGCTTTCCCCATCAGTTCTCCGGCGGTCAGCGCCAGCGCATCGCCATCGCCCGCGCGCTCGCCATGAAGCCGGATCTGCTGGTGCTCGACGAGCCGGTGGCATCCCTCGACGTATCGATCCAGGCGCAGGTGCTCAACCTGTTCATGGATCTGCGCCAGGATCTCGACCTGACCGGCATCTTCATCAGCCACGATCTCGGCGTGGTGCGGCACGTCTCTGACCGGGTCGCGATCATGTATCTCGGCCGGATCGTCGAACTGGCGCCCACCTCGGAACTCTACGCCGCTCCGAACCATCCCTATACGCGCGCGCTCTTCGAAAGCGTTCCGCGCATCGGTGTAGGCAAGAAGAGCTTCCGCCCGATCGCGGGCGAGATTCCGTCGCCGCTTCACCCTCCGAGCGGATGCCACTTCCATCCGCGCTGCCCCTTCGCCGGTCCGCGCTGCAAGCGGGAAACGCCCCCTCTCACGGGCATCGCCCCGGGCCGCTTCTCCGCCTGCCATCTCAACACCGGCGGCACGGACTAA
- a CDS encoding creatininase family protein, translating into MKISEMNWLQVEEYLKTDDRAVIPLGCTEQHAYLSLSVDSILAERVASEAAAPTGVPVFPVQAYGITPYFMAYPGTISLKADTYLRIITDILESLKRTGFRRILFVNGHGGNTPGQTAAIEWMGENPDCRVKFHNWWNAPRTFEKVKQIDPVASHASWMENFPWTRLPGIEQPSHQKPMVDLERMRTFGPEGVREILQEGNFGGYFQRSDEDMNAVWAVAIEETRALIENW; encoded by the coding sequence ATGAAAATCAGTGAGATGAACTGGCTTCAGGTCGAAGAATACCTGAAGACGGATGATCGCGCCGTCATTCCGCTCGGCTGCACGGAGCAGCACGCCTATCTGAGCCTGTCCGTCGACAGCATTCTGGCCGAGCGTGTGGCCTCCGAGGCCGCAGCCCCGACGGGCGTGCCGGTCTTCCCCGTGCAGGCCTACGGGATCACGCCCTATTTCATGGCTTATCCGGGAACCATCTCCCTGAAGGCCGATACCTATCTCCGCATCATCACCGACATTCTCGAATCCTTGAAGCGCACCGGCTTCCGCCGGATTCTCTTCGTCAACGGCCATGGCGGCAATACGCCCGGGCAGACGGCGGCGATCGAGTGGATGGGCGAGAATCCCGATTGCCGCGTGAAGTTCCACAACTGGTGGAATGCGCCGCGCACGTTCGAGAAGGTGAAGCAGATCGACCCGGTCGCCTCCCACGCCTCCTGGATGGAGAACTTCCCCTGGACTCGTCTGCCCGGCATCGAGCAGCCCTCCCACCAGAAGCCGATGGTCGATCTGGAACGCATGCGCACGTTCGGCCCGGAAGGTGTCCGCGAGATCCTCCAGGAAGGCAATTTCGGCGGCTACTTCCAGCGGTCGGACGAAGACATGAACGCCGTCTGGGCGGTCGCCATCGAAGAAACCCGCGCGCTGATCGAGAACTGGTAA
- a CDS encoding GntR family transcriptional regulator: protein MPKPVPTPDAYEGTRYKETERTPDERILANLAAALDRSLPVPLGIQLRGLIEFGIALGELPTGQRLPSVRELAERAGIAHMTVATVYRELREAGLLEAKPGAGTYVGDGHSSDGLRSSAIRKIQNRIETLFNEAENLGLAPSVVSSLVNARAARGPTPSRPLRLVMVGNFVDTTRQYANRIQEYLGTGDTITVTTVDALHAGETFPLPCDVCVTLAHRRGEVEHLVPTGIPVVGLSFIPAEETRAQLAMIDPMARVGIVSIFPEFTALMKPGVLRFAPHVSDVDVRLITAPDLEAFLSQVDVAIYASGAEATVKKMLPKNRQAMEFRYVPDPHAIRATLLPVLERLRSSIVTQEEDPS, encoded by the coding sequence GTGCCCAAACCTGTACCAACACCTGACGCTTATGAAGGCACCCGTTATAAAGAAACGGAACGGACGCCAGATGAGCGCATTCTTGCCAATCTCGCGGCGGCGCTCGACCGTTCTCTCCCCGTGCCACTCGGCATCCAGCTGCGCGGCCTGATCGAGTTCGGCATCGCGCTCGGCGAGTTGCCCACGGGCCAGCGCCTTCCTTCGGTACGGGAACTGGCGGAGCGTGCCGGCATCGCGCACATGACCGTCGCGACGGTGTACCGCGAACTGCGCGAAGCCGGCCTCCTCGAGGCGAAGCCGGGTGCCGGCACCTACGTGGGCGACGGACACAGCAGCGACGGTCTGCGCTCTTCCGCGATCCGCAAGATCCAGAACCGAATCGAAACGCTCTTTAATGAAGCCGAGAACCTCGGTCTCGCGCCCTCCGTCGTTTCTTCTCTGGTTAATGCCCGCGCTGCGCGTGGCCCGACACCGTCTCGACCTCTGCGCCTCGTCATGGTGGGCAACTTCGTCGACACGACACGACAATATGCCAACAGGATTCAGGAATATCTCGGCACGGGCGATACCATCACGGTGACGACGGTCGACGCCCTCCATGCGGGCGAGACCTTTCCCCTGCCCTGCGATGTTTGCGTCACGCTCGCTCACCGTCGCGGCGAGGTCGAGCATCTCGTTCCCACCGGCATTCCCGTCGTTGGATTGAGCTTCATTCCAGCGGAGGAGACCAGGGCGCAGCTCGCCATGATCGATCCCATGGCGCGTGTCGGAATCGTGTCGATCTTTCCCGAGTTCACCGCCTTGATGAAGCCTGGCGTGCTGCGCTTCGCGCCGCACGTGTCCGATGTGGACGTGCGCCTGATCACGGCTCCCGATCTGGAGGCATTCCTGTCCCAGGTCGATGTGGCGATCTATGCCAGCGGTGCCGAAGCGACCGTCAAGAAGATGCTGCCGAAGAACCGGCAGGCCATGGAGTTCCGCTACGTGCCGGATCCCCATGCCATCCGCGCCACCCTGCTCCCCGTGTTGGAGCGATTGCGCTCATCCATCGTTACGCAAGAGGAAGACCCTTCATGA
- a CDS encoding ABC transporter permease: protein MIGFLIQRVLQALMVVIAMSIIVFLGVYAIGNPIDVMIDPASDQALREALIHRYGLDRPLYEQYFVFMNNMLHGDLGESFIYRLPVLNLIWSRFPATLELALTAMLIATGLGIPLGLWAGYKPDSLSAKAIMGLSVLGFSVPSFWVGLLLIMAFAVELGWLPSGGRGPTTQVLGMNLSITSLEGWSYIILPAFTLALFKLGLLIRLTRAGTAEVMSSDYVRFARAQGLSESKVVGLHVLKNISIPIVTVFGLELGSTLAFAVVTETVFNWPGMGKLIIDSITVLDRPVMVAYLILVVFLFVMINLIVDLVYGQLDPRIRVKAAS, encoded by the coding sequence ATGATTGGTTTTCTTATTCAGCGCGTTCTGCAGGCGCTCATGGTCGTCATCGCGATGTCGATCATCGTGTTCCTCGGCGTCTACGCCATCGGCAACCCCATCGACGTGATGATCGACCCCGCGTCGGATCAGGCACTGCGCGAGGCTTTGATCCATCGCTATGGCCTCGATCGCCCGCTGTACGAGCAGTACTTCGTGTTCATGAACAACATGCTGCACGGAGATCTCGGCGAGTCGTTCATCTATCGTCTGCCGGTGCTGAACCTGATCTGGTCGCGCTTTCCGGCAACCCTGGAGCTTGCGCTGACCGCGATGCTGATCGCCACAGGCCTTGGCATTCCGCTCGGGCTCTGGGCCGGATACAAGCCGGATTCGCTTTCCGCCAAGGCGATCATGGGGCTCTCGGTTCTCGGCTTCAGCGTTCCGAGCTTCTGGGTCGGCCTTCTGCTCATCATGGCCTTCGCGGTGGAGCTCGGCTGGCTGCCGTCGGGCGGGCGCGGTCCGACCACGCAGGTGCTCGGCATGAACCTGTCGATCACCTCGCTCGAGGGCTGGAGCTACATCATCCTGCCGGCGTTCACCCTCGCGCTGTTCAAGCTCGGCCTGCTGATCCGTCTGACGCGCGCGGGCACGGCCGAGGTGATGAGTTCCGATTACGTGCGCTTCGCCCGCGCCCAGGGGCTTTCCGAGAGCAAGGTCGTCGGCCTCCACGTGCTCAAGAACATCTCTATCCCCATCGTGACGGTCTTCGGACTGGAGCTCGGCTCGACGCTGGCCTTCGCGGTGGTGACGGAAACGGTCTTCAACTGGCCCGGCATGGGCAAGCTCATCATCGACTCCATCACCGTGCTCGACCGTCCCGTGATGGTCGCCTATCTCATCCTCGTGGTCTTCCTCTTCGTTATGATCAATCTCATCGTCGATCTGGTCTACGGCCAGCTTGATCCGCGCATCCGCGTGAAGGCGGCATCATGA
- a CDS encoding ketopantoate reductase family protein, translated as MNENTILIWGAGAIGGTLGAYLARAGEDVLLVDIVEPHVDAMNRDGLFIEGPVETFRQAVKAVRPSEVEGRFKRIILAVKAHHTREAVRALKPHLAEDGTVLSAQNGLNEIVIAEEIGAERTIGCFVNFGADWLEPGRILFGNRAAVAVGGLDGQTTDSIRDYHRLLSIFEPKAVLTDNIWGYLWGKLGYGSLLFATALTNASMSENLASERHFPVYHRLGQEVMAVAKARGVKPLGFNGFDPHAFMPGADEAAARRSVADMAEFNRHTAKTHSGIWRDLAVRKRKTEVDAQIAIIATLGQDAGIPTPAIRRLVELIHDIEDGRREQSWSTLDEMLTP; from the coding sequence ATGAACGAGAACACCATTCTGATCTGGGGCGCCGGCGCCATCGGCGGAACGCTGGGCGCCTATCTCGCCCGCGCAGGCGAGGACGTGCTGCTCGTCGACATCGTCGAGCCGCATGTGGACGCCATGAACCGCGACGGCCTCTTCATCGAGGGGCCGGTCGAGACCTTTCGGCAAGCCGTGAAGGCGGTTCGCCCCAGCGAGGTCGAAGGACGGTTCAAGCGCATCATCCTGGCCGTCAAGGCACACCACACCCGCGAGGCCGTGCGCGCCCTGAAGCCGCACCTCGCCGAGGACGGCACCGTGCTCTCCGCCCAGAATGGGCTGAACGAGATCGTCATTGCCGAAGAAATCGGTGCCGAGCGCACTATCGGCTGCTTCGTCAATTTCGGTGCCGACTGGCTCGAACCCGGCCGCATTCTCTTCGGCAACCGCGCCGCAGTTGCCGTCGGCGGGCTTGACGGGCAGACGACGGATTCCATCCGCGACTACCATCGCCTGCTGTCGATCTTCGAGCCGAAGGCCGTGCTCACCGACAATATCTGGGGCTATCTCTGGGGCAAGCTCGGCTACGGCTCGCTGCTGTTCGCGACGGCGCTGACGAATGCCTCGATGTCGGAAAACCTCGCCTCCGAGCGTCACTTCCCGGTCTATCACCGTCTCGGCCAGGAGGTCATGGCAGTCGCGAAGGCCCGTGGCGTGAAGCCGCTGGGCTTCAACGGTTTCGACCCCCACGCCTTCATGCCGGGAGCCGACGAGGCAGCGGCGCGCCGTTCCGTCGCCGACATGGCCGAGTTCAACCGGCACACGGCCAAGACCCATTCCGGCATCTGGCGCGATCTCGCGGTGCGCAAGCGCAAGACCGAAGTGGACGCGCAGATCGCCATCATCGCAACCCTCGGCCAGGACGCCGGCATTCCGACGCCGGCCATCCGCAGGCTCGTCGAACTGATCCACGACATCGAGGACGGGCGGCGCGAACAATCCTGGTCCACCCTCGACGAGATGCTGACGCCATGA
- a CDS encoding ABC transporter substrate-binding protein: MKQNFKLGGSLVAAVVLGTVLCGSVSAQTLTMGLRAGPDSIDPHWSTLGSQAEALRHIFDTLVMSDENLGLKPGLATSWKPIDDTTWEFKIREGVKFHDGSDLTAEDVKFSIDRIPVVTGPMSMTIYTKQVAETKVADKYTLHVKTKSPAPTLPNDFIRLFVVSKNVGMEARNEQFNSGKAAIGTGPYKFVSWEPKGDLVLERNDNYWGGKQPWQKVVRKEIPSDPARMAALKSGQVDLVNYVPATDYAAMQKDKSVDTFVADSVYFLNLTPNVKETLPKKVKVDGKEIDANPLRDPKVREALDLAIDRKTLVRVVLEGLGRPANQLMPSNFFGGNKNLPERPYDLAKAKQLLADAGYPKGFEIDFHCTNNRLPGDGAVCEALSQMWARAGLKVNANALNGTVFFPAQQKGEFSLWMSGWGTLTGEASYTYGSLVHTADPSIGLGAFNKQGYSNPEVDKLLQEGARTMDDPKRRALFEKVTEVSMNDRALIPTVQIQTVWAAKKGMLTIPARVDQETLAYEIKPKS, translated from the coding sequence GTGAAACAAAACTTCAAACTTGGTGGATCGCTCGTCGCAGCCGTCGTTCTCGGAACGGTGCTCTGCGGGTCTGTTTCCGCGCAAACGCTGACCATGGGATTGCGCGCCGGCCCCGACTCGATCGACCCGCATTGGTCGACGCTCGGCAGCCAGGCGGAAGCCCTGCGCCACATCTTCGATACGCTCGTGATGTCCGATGAGAACCTGGGGCTGAAGCCCGGTCTCGCCACGTCCTGGAAGCCGATCGACGATACGACCTGGGAATTCAAGATCCGCGAGGGCGTGAAATTCCATGACGGATCCGATCTGACCGCCGAGGACGTGAAGTTCTCGATCGATCGCATCCCGGTCGTCACCGGCCCCATGAGCATGACCATCTACACGAAGCAGGTCGCGGAGACGAAGGTCGCCGACAAGTACACCCTGCATGTGAAGACGAAGTCTCCCGCGCCGACGCTGCCGAACGATTTCATCCGCCTCTTCGTCGTGTCGAAGAATGTCGGTATGGAGGCTCGCAACGAGCAGTTCAACTCCGGCAAGGCCGCCATCGGCACGGGACCGTACAAGTTCGTGTCCTGGGAGCCCAAGGGCGATCTCGTCCTCGAGCGCAATGACAATTACTGGGGTGGAAAGCAGCCCTGGCAGAAGGTCGTCCGCAAGGAAATCCCGAGCGATCCGGCCCGCATGGCAGCCTTGAAGTCCGGCCAGGTCGATCTCGTCAATTACGTGCCTGCGACCGATTACGCGGCGATGCAGAAGGACAAGTCGGTCGACACCTTCGTGGCCGATTCGGTGTACTTCCTGAACCTCACGCCGAACGTGAAGGAGACCCTTCCGAAGAAGGTTAAGGTCGACGGCAAGGAAATCGACGCCAACCCGCTGCGCGATCCCAAGGTGCGTGAAGCGCTGGATCTCGCCATCGACCGCAAGACCCTCGTCCGCGTCGTGCTCGAAGGCCTGGGGCGCCCGGCCAACCAGCTGATGCCGTCCAACTTCTTCGGCGGCAACAAGAACCTGCCCGAGCGTCCCTACGATCTGGCCAAGGCGAAGCAGCTTCTCGCCGATGCCGGCTACCCGAAGGGCTTCGAGATCGACTTCCACTGCACCAACAACCGCCTGCCCGGCGACGGCGCGGTGTGCGAAGCGCTCTCGCAGATGTGGGCCCGCGCCGGATTGAAGGTGAACGCCAACGCGCTCAACGGCACGGTGTTCTTCCCGGCTCAGCAGAAGGGCGAGTTCTCGCTCTGGATGAGCGGCTGGGGCACGCTGACCGGCGAGGCGAGCTACACTTATGGTTCGCTCGTGCACACGGCGGATCCATCGATCGGCCTCGGCGCCTTCAACAAGCAGGGCTACTCCAATCCGGAAGTGGACAAGCTGCTTCAGGAAGGTGCCCGCACCATGGACGATCCGAAGCGCCGCGCTCTCTTCGAGAAGGTGACGGAGGTCTCCATGAACGACCGGGCGCTGATCCCGACCGTTCAGATCCAGACGGTCTGGGCCGCCAAGAAGGGCATGCTCACGATCCCGGCCCGCGTCGACCAGGAGACCCTGGCCTACGAGATCAAGCCGAAGAGCTGA